In Corallococcus soli, the genomic stretch GCCTCCGAGGCCGGCGCTCGCCTCTACCGCACCGGCGACAAGGCCCGCTGGCTGGCCGACGGCAACATCGAGTACCTCGGCCGTCTCGACTTCCAGGTGAAGGTGCGCGGCCTGCGCATCGAGCTGGGTGAAATCGAGTCCGCCCTGGAGCGCCACCCCCAGGTGCGCCAGGCCGTCGTCGTCGTGCGTGAGGACTCCGGCGACAAGCGCCTCGTGGCCTACCTCGTGCCGCCGGCCGGTGCGCAGTCGCCCGCCACGTCAGACGTGCGTGACTTCCTCAAGCTGCACCTGCCTGAGTACATGGTGCCGGCTGCCTTCATCTCGCTCGACACGCTACCGCTCAACGCAAGTGGCAAGCTCGACCGGAAGGCCCTGCCCGCGCCTCAAGGCGCGCTCACCCCCAGCAACGAATACGTCGCGCCTCGCAACGACGTGGAGCAGCGCCTGTGTGACACCTGGGCGCAGGTGCTTGGCCTGAAGCAGGTGGGCGTCCACGACAACTTCTTCGAGCTGGGTGGCGACTCCATCATCAGCCTCCAGGTCGTCGCGCGCGCACGGCAGGCCGGCCTCGTGCTCGCCACGCGTCAGCTCTTCCAGCACCAGACGGTCGCCCAGCTCGCCCTCGTGGTGGCATCCACCACCGAGTCGCTCCGCGAGCAGGGCCCCGTCACCGGCCCGGTACCGCTCACGCCCGTCCAGCTCCAACTGCTGGCGCATGATCCGACCCACGCCCACCACTTCAACCAGTCCGTACTGCTGGCGGTTCGCGAGCCGCTAGAACCCGCTCGCCTGGAGAAGGCGCTCGCGCTCGTGGTCGCCCACCACGACGCGCTCCGGCTGCGCCTGCACCAGCACGCGGGCGCCTGGACCCAGGAGAACGCCAGCCCTGACGAGGCGCCCGTCCACCTGCTCCAGGTGGAGCTCTCCTCCACACCGGCCTCCGAACAGTCCGCCGCGCTCGAAGCCGAAGCCTCGCGGGTGCAGGCCAGCTTCGTCCTCGCCCAGGCGCCCCTGCTGCGCGCCGCGCTCTTCCACCTGGGTGACGGCCAACAGCGCCTGCTCCTCGTCGCGCATCACCTCGTGGTGGACGCCGTCTCCTGGCGCGTGATCCTCGAGGACCTCGAGTCGGCCTATCTCCAGGCGACACTGCCCGCCAAGAGCGCCTCGTTCCAGTCGTGGGCGCGCCGCCTCCAGACCCATGCCCACTCCGAAGCCCTGAGCGCAGAGGCACCGCTCTGGCTGGAAGAGGCCCGCACGCCGGTGGCACCGCTGCCCACCGATGCCTCCGGCCCCAACACCCCCGCTTCCGAGCGCTCCATCTCCGTCTCTCTCGGCGCCGAAGAGACGCAGTTGCTCCTCCAGGAGGTGCCCTCCGCCTGGCGCGCGCACATCAACGACGTGCTGCTCACCGCCCTGGCCCGTGCTCTCTCCGAGTGGACCGGCCAGTCCCAGGTGCTCGTCCACCTGGAGGGCCACGGCCGTGAGGACCTCTTCGACGACGTGGATGTCTCACGCACCGTGGGGTGGTTCACGTCCTTCACGCCCGTGCTGCTCCCCGTGCCGGTTATCGGTTCGGTCGGTGACGGCCTGCGCTCCGTGCGTGACTCGCTGCGCCGGTTGCCCCACCGGGGCCTCGGCTTCGGCCTGCTCAAGTGGCTTGGCCCCACCGAACTTGCCCAGCAGCTCCAGGCCCTGCCCGCGCCGCAGGTGGCCTTCAACTACCTGGGCCAGCTCGATGCCTCGGCGTCCTCCAACCGCCTCTTCTCCCTGAGCCACGAGCCCACGGGTCCGTCCATCGCACCGTCGGGCACGCGGATGCATGCGCTGGAGATCAACGGCTCCGTGCTCGGCGGGCAGCTCCAGCTCTCCTTCGGCTTCAGCACCCACCTGCACCACGCGACCACCATCGAGTCGCTGGCCCAGCGCTTCCTCCACCACCTGCGCGCCCTCATCGACCTGCGCGCTTCGGAGGACGCCCGCCGCTTCTCTCCGGGCGACTTCCCGCTGGCGGCCCTCTCCCAGACGGCGCTCGACACGCTGCTGCAACTGGCCGGTCCCGACATCGAGGACGTCTACCCGCTGTCCCCGACGCAGCAGGGCATGCTCTTCCACGCCCTGCTGTCTCCGGAGTCCACCGTCTATTTCATGCAGCACTCCTGGGCCATCCACTCCGCCCTGGACGGTGCGGCGCTCCACCAGGCCTGGCAGTCCACCACCGAGCGGAGTGCCGTCCTGCGCACCTCGTTCCACTGGCAGGGCCTCAACGCGCCCCTCCAGGTGGTCCACTCGCGCCTGCCATGCGCTTTCGAGCTGCTCGACTGGCGCGCCCTCTCCGCCGCCGAGCAGCACGAGCGCTACCAGCAGTTCCTCGCAGAGGAGCGCCGGCAAGGCTTCCAACTGCACCGCGCGCCCCTCATGCGCATGGTGGCCATCCACCTGCGGCAAGACGTCTGGCGCCTCCACTGGAGCCACTCCCACCTGCTGCTGGACGGCTGGAGCCTGGGCCTGGTGCTCCAGGAGTTCTTCTCCCTCTACGACGCCAGCCTCTCCGCACGCGCCGCGCGCCCCGTCGCGCGCCCCCCCTTCCGCGACTACATCGCGTGGCTGCGCCAGCGTGACGACTCCGCCGACACGGCCTTCTGGCGCGACTACCTCGCCGACTTCACCTCGGCCACGCCGCTCCCGGCCGACACGCACGCTTCGCCCCCCGCGGGCCAGGCGCCCTCGCACCCCTTCCACGAGCTGCTCCTGTCCGCCGAGGCCGCCGCCTCGCTGCAGGACTTCTCACGCCAGCACCAGCTCACCCTCAACACGCTGGCCCTCGCCTCCTGGGCCCTCGTCCTCTCGCGCTACTCCGGCGAGCACGACGTCGTCTTCGGCTCCACCTTCGCCGGCCGGCCTCCGGAGCTTCCCGGCTCCGACGCCATGGTGGGCATCTTCATCAACTCGCTGCCCACGCGGATCCGCGTCCCCTCCGACAGCTCGCCCCTGGTGCCGTGGCTCCAGTCGCTCCAGGTCCAGCAGTTGGAGCTGCGCCAGTACGAGCACGCGCCTCTGGTCCACGTCCAGTCGCTGAGCCAGGTGCCTCGCGGCGCGTCCCTCTTCGAGTCCCTGCTCGTCGTCGAGAACTACCCCATCGACGCCTCGCTGCGGCAGCGCACCTCCTTCCTCGACGTGCGCGAGGCGCTCGCCGCCGAGCGCTCCAACTACCCCCTCGCCCTCGCCGTCATCCCCAGCACCTCGACGGTGCGGCTGCTGCTCTCCCACGATGAGCCGCGCTTCCCGGCCGCCGCCATGCAGCGGCTGCTGGAGCACTGGCGCACCGTCCTGGAGGGCCTCGTGGCCCGGCCGGAGGCGCGCCTGGAGGACGTGTCGCTGCTCTCCGCTTCCGAGCGCCGCCTCGTGCTGGAGCAGTGGAGCCGCACGCCGGGCACCCTCCCCGAGCAGCCCGTCCACCGCCTCATCGAAGCCCACGCGCTGCGCACGCCGGAGGCCCCCGCCGTTCGCTTCGGCGCGGAGACCCTCACCTACGACGAACTCAACGCCCGCGCCAACCAGCTCGCCCGGCACCTGCGCCGGCTCGGCGTTGGCCCCGAGGTGCTCGTAGCCCTCTGCCTTGAACGCTCCGTGGAGCGCGTCGTCGCCATGCTCGCCACCCTCAAGGTGGGCGGCGCCTGGCTGTCGCTTGATCCGTCCCTCCCCGCCGAGCGCCTGGACTTCATCGCCTCCAATGCGCTCGCCCCCGTCCTGCTCACACACTCGTCCCTGGAGCACCTGCTCGACCGCCGGGGCTACGTCTTCCTCGTCGACGAACACGCGGAGCGCGTCGAGCGCGAGTCCACCGACAACCTGGACACCCACGCGGACGCCAGCAACCTCGCCTACGTCATCTACACCTCCGGCTCCACCGGCCGTCCCA encodes the following:
- a CDS encoding non-ribosomal peptide synthetase; translation: ASEAGARLYRTGDKARWLADGNIEYLGRLDFQVKVRGLRIELGEIESALERHPQVRQAVVVVREDSGDKRLVAYLVPPAGAQSPATSDVRDFLKLHLPEYMVPAAFISLDTLPLNASGKLDRKALPAPQGALTPSNEYVAPRNDVEQRLCDTWAQVLGLKQVGVHDNFFELGGDSIISLQVVARARQAGLVLATRQLFQHQTVAQLALVVASTTESLREQGPVTGPVPLTPVQLQLLAHDPTHAHHFNQSVLLAVREPLEPARLEKALALVVAHHDALRLRLHQHAGAWTQENASPDEAPVHLLQVELSSTPASEQSAALEAEASRVQASFVLAQAPLLRAALFHLGDGQQRLLLVAHHLVVDAVSWRVILEDLESAYLQATLPAKSASFQSWARRLQTHAHSEALSAEAPLWLEEARTPVAPLPTDASGPNTPASERSISVSLGAEETQLLLQEVPSAWRAHINDVLLTALARALSEWTGQSQVLVHLEGHGREDLFDDVDVSRTVGWFTSFTPVLLPVPVIGSVGDGLRSVRDSLRRLPHRGLGFGLLKWLGPTELAQQLQALPAPQVAFNYLGQLDASASSNRLFSLSHEPTGPSIAPSGTRMHALEINGSVLGGQLQLSFGFSTHLHHATTIESLAQRFLHHLRALIDLRASEDARRFSPGDFPLAALSQTALDTLLQLAGPDIEDVYPLSPTQQGMLFHALLSPESTVYFMQHSWAIHSALDGAALHQAWQSTTERSAVLRTSFHWQGLNAPLQVVHSRLPCAFELLDWRALSAAEQHERYQQFLAEERRQGFQLHRAPLMRMVAIHLRQDVWRLHWSHSHLLLDGWSLGLVLQEFFSLYDASLSARAARPVARPPFRDYIAWLRQRDDSADTAFWRDYLADFTSATPLPADTHASPPAGQAPSHPFHELLLSAEAAASLQDFSRQHQLTLNTLALASWALVLSRYSGEHDVVFGSTFAGRPPELPGSDAMVGIFINSLPTRIRVPSDSSPLVPWLQSLQVQQLELRQYEHAPLVHVQSLSQVPRGASLFESLLVVENYPIDASLRQRTSFLDVREALAAERSNYPLALAVIPSTSTVRLLLSHDEPRFPAAAMQRLLEHWRTVLEGLVARPEARLEDVSLLSASERRLVLEQWSRTPGTLPEQPVHRLIEAHALRTPEAPAVRFGAETLTYDELNARANQLARHLRRLGVGPEVLVALCLERSVERVVAMLATLKVGGAWLSLDPSLPAERLDFIASNALAPVLLTHSSLEHLLDRRGYVFLVDEHAERVERESTDNLDTHADASNLAYVIYTSGSTGRPKGTLLTHGGLANTAREAALAHGYRHDSRVLQFASTSFDASVCEVFSTLVAGACLVLATRDELMPGAPLVQVIEEHGITAVTLTPSVLAQLEPQALPHLRTVISAGEACSPELARRWSQGRTLLNAYGPTEVTICATISGPVDAQRLSIGRALPNAQVYVLDAHQRPVAVGVAGELYVGGAGVARGYLGQPALTAERFIPHPFATHPGERLYRTGDKVRWLAHGELEFLGRLDTQLKLRGFRIEPGEVETVLRELPSVREAVVVLREDVPGDKRLVAYVLPQSGTQVDPLPLRTALLSRLPEYMVPSAFVSLEALPLTPSGKVDKKALPAPHGSAATAASAYAAPRTDTEVRLAAIWREVLHVEQVGLFDEFMSLGGHSLLATQVVSRIRAAFGVELPLRILFEATTLEALARAIESASRTTQASALPPLRAASREQPLPLSFAQQRLWFLEELEPGNPLYNI